In one window of Leifsonia sp. NPDC080035 DNA:
- a CDS encoding cellulase family glycosylhydrolase yields the protein MSRPSSTSHWRGANLIELFSTSARWAELFPIRLGHGVQESDFAVMAGLGMTYARIPLSYLWFGTGRYGQMIDEDRLRLVDRAVALGREYGIHVCLNLHRAPGYCVNSRSHFDVPERGDLFSDAAPQDLFRDYWTTFARRYADIAPEELSFDLLNEPPRIDETTFDAVLGRTAEAIWHMSPERLVVLQGWDAGMQPPPAAWTTHPRVITSVHLYKPFELTHHRAPWVAPTSAEPAWPLRMDLEPALRDGYIPLPGETSATWDAAAIERVLQPWIDIADAGGAVHVGEMGAYATAPTAVRAAWLDAVTGVLRDHAIGWALWNLRGPFGILDTDPDVSASCADEGAADPDLLAALKLAPH from the coding sequence CGTCCGTCGTCCACCTCCCACTGGCGCGGCGCCAACCTCATCGAGCTGTTCTCGACGAGCGCGCGCTGGGCGGAGCTGTTCCCCATCCGGCTCGGCCACGGGGTGCAGGAGTCGGACTTCGCCGTGATGGCCGGACTCGGGATGACGTACGCGCGCATCCCGCTGTCGTACCTCTGGTTCGGCACGGGCCGCTACGGGCAGATGATCGACGAGGACCGGCTGCGGCTGGTGGACCGCGCGGTCGCCCTGGGGCGCGAGTACGGCATCCACGTGTGCCTCAACCTGCACCGCGCGCCGGGCTACTGCGTGAACTCCCGGTCGCACTTCGACGTTCCCGAGCGCGGCGACCTGTTCTCCGATGCGGCGCCGCAGGACTTGTTCCGCGACTATTGGACGACCTTCGCCCGCCGCTACGCGGACATCGCGCCCGAGGAGCTGAGCTTCGACCTGCTCAATGAGCCTCCGCGTATCGACGAGACGACCTTCGACGCGGTCCTCGGGCGCACGGCCGAGGCGATCTGGCACATGTCGCCCGAGCGGCTCGTCGTTCTGCAGGGCTGGGATGCGGGAATGCAGCCGCCGCCCGCCGCCTGGACGACGCACCCGCGCGTCATCACCTCCGTCCACCTGTACAAGCCGTTCGAGCTCACGCATCACCGAGCCCCCTGGGTGGCGCCGACCTCGGCGGAGCCGGCCTGGCCGCTCCGGATGGACCTGGAGCCCGCGCTCCGCGACGGCTACATCCCGCTGCCCGGCGAGACGTCCGCCACCTGGGACGCTGCGGCGATCGAGCGCGTGCTCCAGCCGTGGATCGACATCGCCGACGCGGGCGGCGCCGTGCACGTCGGCGAGATGGGCGCCTACGCGACCGCCCCGACGGCGGTCAGGGCCGCGTGGCTGGACGCGGTGACCGGCGTCCTCCGCGACCACGCTATCGGATGGGCGCTCTGGAACCTCCGCGGCCCATTCGGCATCCTGGACACCGACCCGGATGTCTCCGCGTCCTGCGCCGATGAAGGCGCGGCCGACCCGGACCTCCTCGCCGCACTGAAGCTTGCGCCGCACTGA